TGACCGCGCTGCTGGAGCGGCTGATGGCGGACTGGGCGGAGAAGGGGACGGAACAGCAGCGGACCTACCGCGCCAAACGTCGGTTCGGATGGAGCGAGACATGACCAAGGTGATCATCATCGGTGGCGGGATCGGCGGCCTGACCCTCGCGCACGGGCTGCGCGGGGCGGGCGTGGACGTCGAGGTGCACGAGCGCGACCGGCATCCCACGGATCGCTTGCACGGCTTCAGGATTCACATCAACCCGCACGGTGCCGACGCGCTCCGCGAATGCCTGCCCGCCGGACTGTTCACGGAGTTCACCGCTCGCAGCGGCATGGGCAGCAACGAGTTCACCTTCGTCACCGAGCGGTTGAAGCGGTTGCTGCGCATCGAGACCGGCGGGCACTACGGCATCAACCGGATCGCGCTGCGGCAGATCCTGTTGTCCGGCTTGGACGACGTCGTGCGCTTCGACAAGAAGTTCGAGCGCTACACCGTGGCCGACGACGGCCGGGTCACCGCGCACTTCGCGGACGGGACCTCGGCGGTGGGCGACGTCCTGGTCGGCGCGGACGGCGGGGGATCACGAGTGCGCGGGCAGTACCTCCCGCACGCCGAGCGCATCGACACCGGGATCATCGCGATCGCGGGCAAGTACATGCTGACCGAGGAGAGTCGCGAGCTGATCCCGCCCGCGTTCGTCTCCGGGCCGTTGAGCGTGTTGCCGCCCAAGAGCTGTGGGATGTTCACCGCGCCGCACGAGCTCGACGGCGACGTGCAGCCCTACGTCTTCTGGGCCTTCTCGGCGAAGCGCGAGTACTTCGGGACCGACGTGGAGTCATTGGGAGACATGGAGCTCCGCGATCTGGTGCTAGGGCTCACCGAGGAGTGGGCTCCGCCGTTGCGCGGCCTCGTCGCGCTGTCCGATGTGGACACGATCAGCGCGCTGCCGATCCGCTCCGCCACCCCGGTGCCGAAGTGGGAGGCGAGCACGATCACGCTGCTCGGCGACGCCATCCACAGCATGACGCCGTTCCGCGGCATCGGCGCCAACACCGCGCTCCGCGACGCGCAGCTGTTGTGCCGCAAGCTGACCGAGGGCGGCCGTCCGCTGGTGGAGCGCATCGCGGAGTACGAGGCGGCCATGATCGAGTACGGCTTCGCCGCCGTGCGCGCGTCGCTCACCACGGCGCGGCAGTCCGTCAGCGACAGCCGGACCGCTCGGCTGGCCGGACGCGCCGCCTTCCGCGTGTTCGACGCCGTGCCCTCGCTGAAGCGCCGTGCTTTCGCCGACCTCGGTCGCTAGGCGGTGCCCGGCTGTAGCCTGGTGCCGGAGGCGCAGATGAACGAGGCCGATCCGCACATCCACGTCGAGCGGAAGGTGCTGGAGTCCAGCCCTGCGGTCCGCAACCTGGTCACGTCGATGCTGGGCCGCGCGATCGACGCACCCAGCGTCGTCGCCAGCGGTTGCGGCCTCCGCGTGCCCTACGCGATGACCTCTCCGCACCCGGAGAGCGTCACCTGCCTCCCGTGCCGGGACCACGCCCACCGCGAGTACCTGCGCTTCGCCGACCAGTTCGAGCGGCTGGGCGCGGCGGCCGGATCGACCGTCACCAGTGGCCAGGTGACCGAAGCCGCGCAACGGCTCCGGGACCTCGCGAACAGGTTCGCTAGGGCGCGGTGATCGCGGCGACCATGACGTGCCGGATCGCCTCGGTGATCTCCTCGACCGGCCGCAGCGCCTCGTGCGCCTGCCACTCCCGGAGCAGGCCGGTGACCACGCCGACCAGCGCGATCGAGATCAGCCGGTAGTCCCGCTCCGGGGCGTGGCCGACCGAGGCGGCGTGCGCGGCCTCGTCCTCGATCAGCGCGGCCCACCTGGCCACCCACTCCTGGTGCTGGCGTTCCAGTTCCGGGCTGACGCCCACGGCCTCGACGTAGTTCAGCCGGGGCAGCCGGGGATCGGCGGTGACGCTGCCCATGAAGGCGTCGAGCAGGGTGGCGATCCGGCTCGGCACGTCCTCGTCGGTCAGCTTCGCCAGCGCGCCCGCGACGCGGTCCAGCGCGGCCGCGTTGATCCGGTCGTGCAGCGTGAGCAGCAACGCCTGCTTCGTCGGGAACTCCTCGTAGAAGTTCCGCGTCGAGACGCCGGCGTCGGTGCAGATCCGCTCGATCCGGCTGGCGTGGTAGCCGTCGGCGGTGAAGCGCTCCAGCGCGGCGTCCAGCAACCGGGCGCGGCGCTCGGCCCTGCGCTGCTCGGCGGGCACGCCCCGGTAGGTGCGTGTCGATCGAGCCATGGCGGTCCTCCTGCGGTCTTGGTGATCACCAGCCTAGTGGTCAGGGGGATTGTCAGACCGGGTGCGGGTGGCTATTTTGTGAAAATCCCACTTATCAAAGTCGGGTAGCTTGCAAAGGAGTCGTCGATGTCTCCGCTGTCCCGCACACGCCTCGCGGCCCTCCTCTCCCTGCTGTCGTTGCTGGTCACTGCCCATGTCGCCGCCCCTGCCGCCGCCTCGGCCGGGCCCATCCCGATCCCCTCGGCGGACCCCTTCTACCAGCCCCCGGACCCGCTTCCGGCAGGAAAACCCGGCGAGATCATCCGCTCCAGGAAGATCGTCGCGAAATTCGCGTTGCTGCCCGCGCCCGTCCAGGCGTGGCAGATCCTCTACCGCTCCACCTCGGCGACCGGGCAGCCGATCGCGGTGTCGGGCACCCTGCTCGTCCCGCCGACGCCGTGGGTATCGGGCCCGCGCCCGCTGCTGTCCTACGCCGTGGGCACGCACGGCCTCGGCGACATCTGCGCACCCTCGTTCACCATCCGCGCGGGCATCGAGAACGAGGTCGCGTTGATCGCCCAGCCGCTGCTCAAGGGCTGGGCCGTGGTGATCACCGACTACCAGGGCCTCGGCACACCGGGGGTGCACACCTACGCGGTCGGCCAGGCCGAGGGGCGGAGCATGCTCGACGCCGCCCGCGCCGCGCAGCGCCTCATCGGCTCCGGTCCGGTCGGCCTCTGGGGTTTCTCGCAGGGCGGCCAGGCTTCTGCGTTCGCGGGGGAGCTGCAGCCGAGCTACGCCCCGGAGCTGGACCTCGTCGGCGTCGCGGCGGGCGGTGTGCCGCGTGACCTCGCCGCGCTCGCGCCGGTGATGAACGGCGGGCCGTTCTTCGGTCTCGCGGTCGGGGTGATGGCGGGCTACAAGGCGGCCTACCCGGAGCTGCCCTACGAAGACCTCCTCAACGCCCACGGTCGCCGCCTCGTCGAGGAGACGAGCAAGGACTGCGTCGCGGTCATGGTGCCGCGCAACGCTTTCCAGAGCTTCGCCACGATCGCCTCGGTGCCCGATCCGCTGGCGAACCCGAAGTGGCAGGCGCGCCTGGCGGAGAACCGCGCCGGGCAGAAGGCGCCGCGCGTTCCGGTGTACCTCGTGCACGGCGACATCGATCCGCTGATCCCTCACAGCATCGCCAAGCCCCTGCTGAACTCCTACTGCTCGCTCGGAGTTCGCGCGCAGTGGCAGACGGTCCCGTTGGCGGGCCACATCACCGGCGACGTGGTCGCGACACCGCTGGCGATGGAATGGCTCTCCGCCCGCTTCGCAGGCAAGCCCGCGGGCACATCCTGCTGACCGCGGTCAGGTGACTGCGACGGGGTGCCGGGCCACGGCTCCGAAGAGGTAGCCGAACTCGTTGAACGGCACCTGAAGCGGTTGCGTGACACCGGTGTTGTCGGTCGCGGCGGCCATCAGGGTGTGCAGGCCGGGGCGCTCCGGGCACCACGTGTACGTCCACTGCAGCCAGGCGCGGTCACGACCCAATGGCCGCGCCTGGCGCCACGTCGAGCCACCGTCTGTGCTGACGCGGACGCTCCGGACAGAGCCCTTGCCCGACCACGCGCGGCCGGTCAGCACGTGGCGGTGACCCGCGGTGAGCTGCGCGTTCCACGGCAGTTCGAAGGCGCACTTGCTGACCTGGGTGGTCAGCGGCGCGCTGCCGCCGGGCGGGTGGGTCGGCCCGAACAGGCGGTAGAACCGGGTGTTCCACGGCGAGAACAGCGGCGTCGCGGAGACCTCGATGGAGCCGACCCACTTGATGTTGGAGATCCCGGTCCACGACGGCACGATCAACCGCACGGGGAAACCGTGGTCCGGCGGCAGCGTCTCGCCGTTCATCTCGTAGGCCAGCAGCGTGTCGCACAGCGCTTTGTCGACCGGCAACGGGCGCCGCACCCGCCCGTGGTTGACCTGCCCCTCAAGGAAGTCCGGGTCCAGGCCGCTCGCCATCACGTCCACCGCCGCAGAGGTCATCCCGGCCCGCTCCAGAACCGTGGAGAGCCGGACCCCGCGCCACCGAGCGACGCCGATCCCGCCCAGCAGCCACGGCGTTCCGGGCACGGGAGTTCCTTGCTGCGTGGTGTAAAGGCTTCTGCCGTTGCCCGCGCACTCGACGAACTCGGTGACCGTTTCGGCCGGCATGCCGAGCAAGTCCTCGTAGCTGAACGACACCGGGCCGCCGTGCAAGCCCGAGCCGAACAACCGCAACCGCCAGGTGCGCACGTCGATCGTCGGGGTCTTCGTGTGGTTGCGCACGAAGAACCGGTCGTTGGGGACGGTGAAACCCATGCCGCGCATGGCTTCCCAGCGCATCTCGGCGTTCGTGCCGTGATCGATGAACAGCCCCGGCGGCAACGGCTTCACGATGGAGCCGGCCTGGGCGGACGCGCTCGGCCCGCCCAGACCGGAGAACGCGGCGGCCGCGCCGAGTCCCGCGCCGAGGTGCAGGAAACCCCGCCGGGACAGCCACTGGGCCAGCCGCCGTTCGTCATAGCTCGCCTCGTCTATCGCCACAAACGCAGTATTGGCTCAACGAAGCCGAAGAAAACCTCGCGGACCCGAAGGGCTACCTCAAGGTGCGGAGTTGTTCGGACATAATCAGGAACGCGCCGAGGCCGTGCAGGTCGTTGGTGGTGCGCTTGCGGTTGAAGTAGTAGCCGGCGTCTCCGACGTTCGTCCCTTCGGAAATGTCGTGCACGTCGGTCAGCCCGGCGGAGTTCACCGAGATCTTCGCCAGCACGCCCCGATAGCCCTTTGAGGCAACCGTTCGGTACTTCGCGTCGAGAAACCCCCTTTGCACGCCGCGGGACAGCATGAACGTGTACATCGCCGAGGCCGAGGTCTCGGTCCAGTTCCGGGTGTCACCGCCCTTGTCCACGACCTGGAACCACCGCCCGGTCGCCTTGTCCTGGTACCGCGCGTACCCGCGCGCCAGGTGCTGCACGATGGCGATCAGCTCGCCGCGCCGCGGGTGGTCGGCGGGCAGGATCTCCAGCAGGTCGATCGCGGCCATGCCGAACCAGCCGATCGCCCTCGCCCAGTGCTCCGCGGAGTGCTTGCCGGGGTTGTTCGCCCACGGCTCGTCCCCCTGCTCGTCGTAGGCGTGCCACAGCAACCCGTTGTCCGCCTTGAGATGCTTGAAGTAGATAGCCATGTTGTCCACGGCTTCCTCGTAGGCGTACGCGCCGTCGCCGTACGCCTTGCCGTACATGGCGAGGAAGGGCTGCGCCATGTACACGCCGTCCGCCCACAGCTGCCCCACCTTGCCCTTGGCGTGCCACATCCCCCCGTCCGAGGTGCGCGGGTAGTCGGTGATCGCCGCGCGGATCTTGTCCGCCGCCTTGCGGTACTTCGCCTGCCCCGTCTCGGCGTGCAGCACCACCAGCAGCGTGCCCGAGCGCATCCCGTCGAGGTGCGTGAAGCTCTGCTGGATGCTCCCGTCCTCGGCGACGAAGCGGTCCACCCATTCCCTGATGTAGTCCAGGTAGCGCTTGTCCCCGGTTCGCTTGTACACCAGGTACTGCGCGTACAGGTACAACCCACGGGTGTAACCCCATCCGCCGAGCGTGGCCGGGGTGTGGCGCTTCATCGTCGAGTCCACAATGGACTTCGACCAGTCCGGGGCGGCGGCCTTCGCCGGGATCGTGAACGACAGCATCGCGGTCACGAGCAGGACGACGACGCGGGAGAACTGCTGCGGGCTGGGCATGGCTGCTCCTCCGGCTGAGCCCGCGGCGGGAGGCTCTTCGTTGGCTTTCTCAGAGAGGTACACGGTGGGAGTGGTCTGGTCAAGCAGACATCGGAGGTGTGGCGCGTTCGGAGCAGGGCCTGGGGTGGTTTGAGTGGTGAAAGGTTGGGTGTTTGCTCCGTTGGGCTTTCGGTGCGGGTCGGCTGGTTCCAGCGGGGGGTCGGCTTGACCTGGGGCCCCTTGCGCGTGCCGAGGGCCTGCCGGGCGGGCACGGTCAGGAACCGGCCCTCGCCGACGAGCGTATGGCACGCGCACCCCAGGTAAAGCCTCGGCAGGGAGCCCCGGCTTGCGTTGGCTGGAACGTGGCTTTTCCGTGCGTGACAACGGATTAGACACTGTCAGACCCGCGGCTATAATCGAGGTATCCAACACGAGGGGGGTGAAATCATGTTGGATACCAAAGACATCATGGACGTGATCACTGATCATCTCGCCGCGAACGACACCTACCGTTTGTCCGAAGACGAGCATCTGACGTTCCTGCAAGACCTCGAAACCATCACGAATCTCGTCACCGCGGCGAAAATCGACGCCGCCACGCACGCCGAAGAACGCGGCCTGCACGCCCGGTATGGGTGTAAGAGTGTGTCGGTGTTGTTGCGGGAGAAGCTGAAACTCAACCACGCCGACGCCACTCGCCGCACGCGTCTCGTCCACGAACTACCGGCGCTGCCCCACACTCGTGAAGCGGTCTATGCGGTGTGATCAGTGGCGAGCACGCGTTGGTGATCTCCGATGCGATCAAGCGTCTCCCTGGCGACCACGTCGAGCAGGCGGATCAGGCGTTGGCCGAGGTCGCGCCGACGTTGCCCCCGCGTGATCTGATGCGGGTCGGTAAGCACCTGCGGTCGCTCGTCGACCCGGACGGGGTGTACCGGGATGAGCCGGAAGGCATCGCCAAGCGGGCACTGCGGATGGGCAACGACCAGGACGGGTGCCTGCACATCAAGGCGATCATCGATCCGCTCAACGGTAAGAAGTTCAGGACGTTCCTGCTGGCGTTGTCCAAGCCGAAGACGGTCAACGGGGAGAAAGACCCCCGCACGTCCGAACAACGCCTCGCGGATGCGTTCATCGAAGCGATGACCACGGCGATGTCGGCGAAGGACCTCCCCATCAACGGTGGGATGCGGACGCAGTTGATCGTCACGATGGACTTCGACGCCCTCGCGGCGAAGACCGGGTGTGATCAGACCCAGAACGGTGACCCGATCAGCGCGGGATTGATGCGCCACGCCGCCTGCGACGCTGGGATCCTCCCGATCGTCCTCGGCGGGGACAGTGAACCCCTGGACTACGGCCGGGAACGGCGCCTCGCCTCACCCGCTCAGCGCCGTGCCCTGGCCCTACGGGACAAGGGATGCGCCTTCCCCGGGGTGTGATCGGCCACCGGCGTGGACGGAAGCTCACCATGTATGGCAGTGGATCGACGGCGGGCCGACCGACCTGACCAACCTGATCTTGTTGTGTGTGCACCACCATCACGTGATCCACGAAGGAGACTGGGAGATCGTCTTCGAGCACGGGATACCGAGTTTCGTCCCACCGCGGTGGGTGGATCCCGAGCAGAAGCCGGTGCGCAACGTCCGGGTGGATCTCCCACTCCGGTTGTAGCCCCCTGCGCGGAACGCGAGGGGCACAACCGAACGGAGGCTTCACCTAGGGGCCTCAGGTCAAGCTGACCCCACGCCGGCGGTGGGCGCGAACCGCCACAAGGTCTCCTCGGTGGACTCGTCCACCAAAGCCGCCTGCACCTCCTCCGGGGCGAACCGATCGGTCGGGACGGCGAACACGACTGTCGCGGCACGATCCCGGTGACGGGCGGAGTAGCTGAGGAACCGCCACTCGCCCTCGATCCAGGTGTCGCGCACGTCGGAACGCAGCAAGCCCGCGACGGCGCGGTAGGCGGGGCTGCGCTCCACCTGCTCGACGCCTGCGGCCAACGGGACCCGCGAAGGGAGCCCGGCCAGCGGGTGGCTGAGGCGAACGCGCAAGCGCCGCAACGGCAACAGCCAGTACCGGTCCAGCTCCGCCGACAACGCCACGAAAACGGCCAGACCGGCGAGCACGACGACAGGGGACGTGGGCTCCGGGCCCGCGCCCGCGGCCATCGCGGAGGTGAGCACGAGCAGACCGGCGCGGCTGAGCGAACGCCAGCCGATCGGCCCGCCCTTGCCACCCATGCAACCGCAGTCGGACTCGGGGCGGACCTGGCGCGCGTACAGCAGGTACGCGACGAAACCCAGGGCCAGAGCGGTCGCGGCCAGGCCCTCGGCGACCTCCACCGGGGGCAGGGCGAGCGCGGTGGCGATCAGCAGTTCGACGACGCCGACGGCGCGGTAGGCGGCCAGTTCGCGGCCCTTGCCGACCAGGCGATCGAGCGCGGTGCGGCGGGCGGCCAGGGCCGGGGACGGGCCGAGGAGTTTCACGCCGCCCGTCCAGGCGAGCACGATCGCGACCACGAGAACCTGCGAGGACAACAACATCGGGTCTCCCTCCCACTGCCGGGGAGGGATCCGGGCGGGGCAGGACCGCCCGGATCCCTCGTGCTCCGGCGCCGGACTACGCGGCGGCGAACACCGTTGCGATGTCGACCTCGTTGGTGTCGGGCCGCCACGCACCGATGACCTGCACGTGCTTGCCGACCTGCAGCAGGGACAGGTCGGAGACGGCCGGGGTGTCGTTGTAGACCGCCGCGGTGGTGCCCGCGACCACGTGCCCGATCACCCGGTCCCCGTGGTGGTCCAGGTGCAGCACGTTCCGGTCCATCGCGGTGATGTGGGCGGTCAGGTTGACGATGTTGACCCACACCGAGTCGGCGGCCAGCGTGCCGTCGTCCAGTTTCAGGCCGCGGGCGTAGAGCCCGTCACCGACCTTGATGGTGTCGAAGGTGGTCGGCCGCAGCTTCCACAGGCTGGTGCCGTCGGTGACGTGGATGCGGTGCAGCGTCCGGTCCGAACCCGTGACCACCAGCATCGACCCGGTGATCGCCGAGATCCGTCCCTCGGCGAAGTTCGGGTCCGGCAGCGCCGGGTCCAGCTCCAGGCCCGGTGCGGCCAGCGCCTCCTCCGGGGCCACCGAACCGAACGCGGTCGCGCCGACGACGGCCGCGCCGCCGAGCACCGCCGAGCTGAGGAAACGCCTGCGGCCCAAGCCGTTCTCGTTCGTCATCGCTCAGCCCTCCTCACGCGACCGTGCAGGGCAGGCGCCCGCCGGAGAGACTGCCGATCACGCTGTACGCGGCCGGGGTGAGGTCCATGATCCGGTTCGTGCCGCACTTGGTGCCGCAGCAGGTCTTCTCGCCGCACCACAGGTCGGTCTGCGGCCCGCAGTCGGCGATCTTGACCCGGACCGCCTTGTTGTTGCACAGGCTGGTGATGGTGAACTGGTACCCGCAGGTGCGGCGGACCAGGGTCTTGCCGCACTTGTCCGGCCTGGTGATGTCGAAGCACGCGGCGGAGGCGTTCGGCCACGCGCACTGCATGCTGGCGGAGTTGCAGGTCCCGCAGGCGCCCTTGCCGGTGGAGCCGCACGGACCCCAGGCGGCACCGCAACAGAACCAGGTCGTGGACCCGGTGGATGGAGCCATGTGGTTGCCCTCATTTCGCAAGACGGAGCACAGCGAACTGACGGGGCCGCCAAGGCAGGGGCGGCGGCCCCGTGGGAGAGATCCGCGGGCGGCCGGGGCAGGGGAGTCCGGCCGCGCGCGGACGACGCCGCCCGAGGGAACTCACGAAACGCGCCAGGCGAGCCCGCCGTCTCCGGGCTGGCCCGGCGTCGGCGAGCGGCGTGCTGACGCAGGGATGGTTATCGGGTAACCAAAATCACGGTAAGCCCGAGAATGGATTTCGGCGAGGGTCCGTCCGCGCCAGCCGGTACGGCCTAACGGCCCACGGCCGTCCGTGGTTGCGCGGAGCGCGCAGTGGTTTGTGCCACAAGGTCGTTCGAATGGAGTAGGCGCAGGTCACAGCGATCCGACGGGTCGAGCGGGGAGACTGGCGGTGTTTTGTCATCCGGACGGGGGGCCGGGCCTCCTAGGCTAGGAGGCGAACAGGCATCGACGAGTACGGAAAACCGGGGTAGTAGATGACGTCGACAGAGGCTGGCGACGATCAGGGACGGCTGCTGGGCGGGCGCTACCGCCTCGGCGAACTGATCGGGCGCGGCGGCATGGGCTCCGTGTGGAGTGCTGTCGACGAGATGCTGCGCCGCGACGTCGCGGTCAAAGAAGTCACCGCGCCCGCCTGGGTCAGCGACGAGGAACGCCGCTCGCTCGCCGATCGCACCATGCGCGAGGCCAGGGCCGCCGCCAGGATCAGCCATCCCAACGTGGTCACCGTCTACGACGTGGTGGACGAGGACGGACGTCCGTGGATCGTGATGGAGCTGGTGAGGGCGCCCTCGCTGGCGCAGGTCGTGGAACGGGACGGCGCGCTGGCGCCGAGCCGGGTCGCCGCGATCGCGCTGCAGGTCTTCGCCGCGCTCAGCGCCGCGCACGAGCACGGCATCCTGCACCGCGACGTGAAGCCGGGCAACGTGCTGGTGCACGACACCGGGCGCACCGTGCTCACCGACTTCGGCATCGCGACGGTGCAGGGCGACGCGTCGCTGACCGTCTCCGGGATGCTGGTCGGGGCGCCCGGCTACATCGCCCCGGAGCGCGCCCGCGGCCTGGAGGTCGGCACCGCCTCCGACCTGTGGTCCCTCGCGGCCACGATGTACGCGGCCGTGGAGGGCAAACCGCCGTTCGACCGCACGGGGGCGCTGCCGACGCTGACCGCGGTGCTCACCGAGGACCCGGAGCCGATGCGCAACGCGGGCCCGCTGCGCCCGCTGATCGAGGCGATGCTGCGCAAGGAGCCCGAGGAGCGGCCGAGCCCGGCCGAGGTGGAGAGCGTCCTGCGCCGCGTCGCGCTCGGCGACCTCGGCGAGGACGAAGCGGCGACCGTGCTGGTGTCCTCGGGCGTCGGCGCGGGCGCGACGGCGTCCCTGGTCAAGGGCGAGCCGACCCGGGTGCAACCCGCGCTCAAGGCCGCCGCGGCCGCCGCGCAGCCCTGGTACCAGCGCACCCCGGCGAAGGTCGGCGCGGGCCTGGGCGTGGCGATCCTGACCGCGGGCACGGCACTGGCGATCGCGTTGCTGATCAACCAGCCCGACCCGATCGACCCCGGCGGGGACGGTGGGGCCGGGAACTCGCCGAGCCAGGTCCCGCCCTCGGCGCCCCTGGTCAGCGGCGAGGAGACGACGACGTCGAGGCGGGGCCGGCCGCAGACGACCACGCCGTCCACGTCGCACTCCACGACCTCGTGGCAGCCGAGCACCACGAGCCAGCCGCCACCGCCGACCACGACGCCCTCGAAGCCGAGCACCACCAAGCCGACCACCCAGCCCAGCTCGCCGTCGACCCCGCCGGACCCCGGCGGTGTCGACATCGGCGGATTGCGTCAGC
The window above is part of the Allokutzneria albata genome. Proteins encoded here:
- a CDS encoding DUF222 domain-containing protein, whose protein sequence is MISGEHALVISDAIKRLPGDHVEQADQALAEVAPTLPPRDLMRVGKHLRSLVDPDGVYRDEPEGIAKRALRMGNDQDGCLHIKAIIDPLNGKKFRTFLLALSKPKTVNGEKDPRTSEQRLADAFIEAMTTAMSAKDLPINGGMRTQLIVTMDFDALAAKTGCDQTQNGDPISAGLMRHAACDAGILPIVLGGDSEPLDYGRERRLASPAQRRALALRDKGCAFPGV
- a CDS encoding FAD-dependent oxidoreductase, with product MTKVIIIGGGIGGLTLAHGLRGAGVDVEVHERDRHPTDRLHGFRIHINPHGADALRECLPAGLFTEFTARSGMGSNEFTFVTERLKRLLRIETGGHYGINRIALRQILLSGLDDVVRFDKKFERYTVADDGRVTAHFADGTSAVGDVLVGADGGGSRVRGQYLPHAERIDTGIIAIAGKYMLTEESRELIPPAFVSGPLSVLPPKSCGMFTAPHELDGDVQPYVFWAFSAKREYFGTDVESLGDMELRDLVLGLTEEWAPPLRGLVALSDVDTISALPIRSATPVPKWEASTITLLGDAIHSMTPFRGIGANTALRDAQLLCRKLTEGGRPLVERIAEYEAAMIEYGFAAVRASLTTARQSVSDSRTARLAGRAAFRVFDAVPSLKRRAFADLGR
- a CDS encoding TetR/AcrR family transcriptional regulator is translated as MARSTRTYRGVPAEQRRAERRARLLDAALERFTADGYHASRIERICTDAGVSTRNFYEEFPTKQALLLTLHDRINAAALDRVAGALAKLTDEDVPSRIATLLDAFMGSVTADPRLPRLNYVEAVGVSPELERQHQEWVARWAALIEDEAAHAASVGHAPERDYRLISIALVGVVTGLLREWQAHEALRPVEEITEAIRHVMVAAITAP
- a CDS encoding RlpA-like double-psi beta-barrel domain-containing protein, with translation MAPSTGSTTWFCCGAAWGPCGSTGKGACGTCNSASMQCAWPNASAACFDITRPDKCGKTLVRRTCGYQFTITSLCNNKAVRVKIADCGPQTDLWCGEKTCCGTKCGTNRIMDLTPAAYSVIGSLSGGRLPCTVA
- a CDS encoding serine/threonine-protein kinase, which produces MTSTEAGDDQGRLLGGRYRLGELIGRGGMGSVWSAVDEMLRRDVAVKEVTAPAWVSDEERRSLADRTMREARAAARISHPNVVTVYDVVDEDGRPWIVMELVRAPSLAQVVERDGALAPSRVAAIALQVFAALSAAHEHGILHRDVKPGNVLVHDTGRTVLTDFGIATVQGDASLTVSGMLVGAPGYIAPERARGLEVGTASDLWSLAATMYAAVEGKPPFDRTGALPTLTAVLTEDPEPMRNAGPLRPLIEAMLRKEPEERPSPAEVESVLRRVALGDLGEDEAATVLVSSGVGAGATASLVKGEPTRVQPALKAAAAAAQPWYQRTPAKVGAGLGVAILTAGTALAIALLINQPDPIDPGGDGGAGNSPSQVPPSAPLVSGEETTTSRRGRPQTTTPSTSHSTTSWQPSTTSQPPPPTTTPSKPSTTKPTTQPSSPSTPPDPGGVDIGGLRQH
- a CDS encoding glycoside hydrolase family 88/105 protein, which produces MPSPQQFSRVVVLLVTAMLSFTIPAKAAAPDWSKSIVDSTMKRHTPATLGGWGYTRGLYLYAQYLVYKRTGDKRYLDYIREWVDRFVAEDGSIQQSFTHLDGMRSGTLLVVLHAETGQAKYRKAADKIRAAITDYPRTSDGGMWHAKGKVGQLWADGVYMAQPFLAMYGKAYGDGAYAYEEAVDNMAIYFKHLKADNGLLWHAYDEQGDEPWANNPGKHSAEHWARAIGWFGMAAIDLLEILPADHPRRGELIAIVQHLARGYARYQDKATGRWFQVVDKGGDTRNWTETSASAMYTFMLSRGVQRGFLDAKYRTVASKGYRGVLAKISVNSAGLTDVHDISEGTNVGDAGYYFNRKRTTNDLHGLGAFLIMSEQLRTLR
- a CDS encoding MauE/DoxX family redox-associated membrane protein, coding for MLLSSQVLVVAIVLAWTGGVKLLGPSPALAARRTALDRLVGKGRELAAYRAVGVVELLIATALALPPVEVAEGLAATALALGFVAYLLYARQVRPESDCGCMGGKGGPIGWRSLSRAGLLVLTSAMAAGAGPEPTSPVVVLAGLAVFVALSAELDRYWLLPLRRLRVRLSHPLAGLPSRVPLAAGVEQVERSPAYRAVAGLLRSDVRDTWIEGEWRFLSYSARHRDRAATVVFAVPTDRFAPEEVQAALVDESTEETLWRFAPTAGVGSA
- a CDS encoding DUF5666 domain-containing protein translates to MTNENGLGRRRFLSSAVLGGAAVVGATAFGSVAPEEALAAPGLELDPALPDPNFAEGRISAITGSMLVVTGSDRTLHRIHVTDGTSLWKLRPTTFDTIKVGDGLYARGLKLDDGTLAADSVWVNIVNLTAHITAMDRNVLHLDHHGDRVIGHVVAGTTAAVYNDTPAVSDLSLLQVGKHVQVIGAWRPDTNEVDIATVFAAA
- a CDS encoding alpha/beta fold hydrolase, whose product is MSPLSRTRLAALLSLLSLLVTAHVAAPAAASAGPIPIPSADPFYQPPDPLPAGKPGEIIRSRKIVAKFALLPAPVQAWQILYRSTSATGQPIAVSGTLLVPPTPWVSGPRPLLSYAVGTHGLGDICAPSFTIRAGIENEVALIAQPLLKGWAVVITDYQGLGTPGVHTYAVGQAEGRSMLDAARAAQRLIGSGPVGLWGFSQGGQASAFAGELQPSYAPELDLVGVAAGGVPRDLAALAPVMNGGPFFGLAVGVMAGYKAAYPELPYEDLLNAHGRRLVEETSKDCVAVMVPRNAFQSFATIASVPDPLANPKWQARLAENRAGQKAPRVPVYLVHGDIDPLIPHSIAKPLLNSYCSLGVRAQWQTVPLAGHITGDVVATPLAMEWLSARFAGKPAGTSC
- a CDS encoding sulfite oxidase, coding for MAIDEASYDERRLAQWLSRRGFLHLGAGLGAAAAFSGLGGPSASAQAGSIVKPLPPGLFIDHGTNAEMRWEAMRGMGFTVPNDRFFVRNHTKTPTIDVRTWRLRLFGSGLHGGPVSFSYEDLLGMPAETVTEFVECAGNGRSLYTTQQGTPVPGTPWLLGGIGVARWRGVRLSTVLERAGMTSAAVDVMASGLDPDFLEGQVNHGRVRRPLPVDKALCDTLLAYEMNGETLPPDHGFPVRLIVPSWTGISNIKWVGSIEVSATPLFSPWNTRFYRLFGPTHPPGGSAPLTTQVSKCAFELPWNAQLTAGHRHVLTGRAWSGKGSVRSVRVSTDGGSTWRQARPLGRDRAWLQWTYTWCPERPGLHTLMAAATDNTGVTQPLQVPFNEFGYLFGAVARHPVAVT